ATTCTAAGGGCATGTTTGGTCATAAGTGCAAAACAAATGACTTTGGTCATAAAATTTTAGGATGTGTTACCGTTAGTTCCTTCCGCCAGTTTTTTGTCCAATTTGTACTCCCTCTCTCTGAACCCACTCACATCAACCGCACCTTGAACAAACTTTGCACCTTGAACAACCACCCACAGCAACCGCGAGCCACCTTGTGTGGGGCTAGCGGCGGTGAGGAAGGTACCATCCCATGTTAGAACTCGAGATGGGAGTAGGACATACATCCTCCAATGCTATCGTGATTTGTGCAGAAGGTGAGGGAGGTCACATTGTGATGACGTATCACCCAATTAAGTGATGCATATAAGTTTGTTATTTTTTGTGTtagttaattatttttatttgtagTGATTTggaattgttttaatttaaatagaaaaagaaaaaaattccaccttacttcattaaatgacgtgacGATGCCAAATAAGCGCCACCGCTTCGACATGGACCAATCTCAACCACAAAGCATTACAAATTATGTAAATATCACCAGAATCAAAACACATGCCATATCAATGGATGTTGTGTAACATAAAAAAGGATAAGAGAGAAACTGTCTCTTCTCCCTAAAACCTAATCCCAACACACAACTATTTTCCGCACCTCAGTGTCATCAGCCTTGAACATAGGCCTCCATCTTTGCACTAGTAAACAATGATCAACAATTGCGACTTCTAGACTTCACatgaaaaaaagtaaaatttccTGATCCTGGAGTGTGGAAACTTAATTCGGATGGCTTTATCTCCTCCTAATCTTGTTGTGCTGCTTAGGGGTGGGGGGGCTGAttagagattggaatggaactATTGCTCTTGGTTTTGCAGGGAAATTGGAAGAGTGCCCTGCCTTGCGAGTAGAACTATGGGGGGGGGGGTCATCAAATGGCTGGAACGAGCTCTCCACCAGCAAATTAAAGTGTTGGACGTGGAAATGGACTCTAAATTGGCTTTTGATCTCATCACGGTTCATTGTCCTTCGGGTCACCCTTGTGCGGACTTGGTCAGGGAGATTTCAGCTCTTGCCTCTTTGAGGTGGAAGGTTTCTTTTTACCATGTCTACAAGGAAGCCAACCATTGTGCGGACCATCTTCTCAAACTTGGCCATGGTGTTCATGAGCTGAGTTTTGATAGTGAATAACTGAATATCCCTGTATCGTTTCTTCCTTTGCTTAGAAATGATGTTATAGGAATTTGCTCTTCTTTTTCCTGCTTCCTTTGGGCTTTTACAGTTTTACCCCatcattataaaaaataaaaaaaaacacacgcCATATCCTTTTCCGAACTCCCGCGTAGCAAACTGTGTGTAACAAACTATGTCCCAAACCAGAATGCGGCGTGTCTCCTCATTCCAAACAGCAAACTGTAACACCAACACCAAGTGTTTCTCAAACTTGTTCCGATAATGTGCTCCGAACTAGAAGAAGATGCATTTGCCATTTCAACCCACCTCCATTCTCAATCAACTCACACCTTCACTCTCACACTCACACCCTCTCCCTCTTGCTCAATGCTTCACCATCCTCCGCGACGCCATTGCCGCCTCCGACTTACTCCTCGGAAAGCGAGCTCATGCCCGCATTCTAACCTCCGGCCACTACCCCGATCGTTTTCTAACCAACAACCTCATCACCATGTACGCCAAATGCGGCTCTCTTTCCTCAGCACGCCAACTGTTTGACACAACGCCTGAACATGACAGGGACCTAGTCACCTGGAACTCCATTCTCGCTGCTTATGCCCGCGCCGGAGAACTCGACGGGGAGAAAACTCAAGAGGGTTTTCGCCTCTTCCGCCTTCTCCGTCAATCCGTGGAGCTCACCACCCGTCATACCTTGGCCCCTCTCTTCAAGATGTGTCTCCTCTCTGGTTCTCCATCAGCTTCTGAGACGCTGCACGGTTACGCTGTGAAGATTGGGCTGCAATGGGATGTGTTTGTGGCTGGGGCTTTGGTGAATATCTATGCCAAGTTTCGACGAATCAGAGATGCCCGTGTCCTGTTTGATAGGATGCCTCTGAGGGATGTGGTGCTCTGGAACGTGATGTTGAAGGCCTATGTGGAAATGGGTTTTGGGGATGAAGCTTTGCGCCTGTTCTCTGCGTTTCACCGGAGTGGGCTGCGTCCTGATGGCATTAGTGTCCGAACTCTTCTAATGGGGTTTGGtcaaaaaactgtttttgataaGCAGTTGAATCAGGTTCGAGCTTATGCCAGTAAGTTGTTTCTTTGTGATGATGAGTCGGATGTCATTGTGTGGAACAAGACCTTGTCTCAATATCTCCAAGCAGGAGAACCTTGGGAAGCTGTTGATTGTTTTAAAGACATGGTCAAATCACGTGTCCCATATGACAGCTTGACTTTAGTTGTGATAATGTCTGCGGTTGCGAGTGTGAACCATCTTGAACTGGGAAAGCAGATTCACGGCGTTGTTGTGAGATTAGGGATGGATCAGGTTGTCTCCCTTGCAAATAGCATTATCAATATGTATGTTAAGGCTGGTTCTGTTAATTATGCAAGGATAGTGTTCAGTCAAATGAAAGAAGCAGATTTAATATCGTGGAACACTGTGATATCTGGTTGTGCACTTAGTGGTTTGGAGGAGTTGTCCACTAGCTTGTTCATTGATTTATTACGCACTGGCCTATTGCCAGATCAATTCACCATTGCGAGTGTTTTGAGGGCTTGCTCCTCTCTTAGAGAAAGCTACTATCTTGCGAGGCAGATTCATACTTGTGCATTAAAAGCTGGTATTGTCTTGGATTCATTTGTTTCAACTGCTCTAATTGATGTCTATTCTAAGAGTGGAAAGATGGAGGAAGCAGGGCTTCTTTTTCATAGCCAAGATGGATTTGATTTGGCATCTTGGAATGCTATGATGCATGGGTACATAGTGAGTTATAACTATCGCGAAGCCTTGAGGCTCTTCAGTCTAATGTATAAAAGTGGGGAGAGAGTAGATCAGATCACTTTGGCGAATGCAGCCAAAGCCGCCGGATGCTTGGTGGGGCATGGGCAAGGGAAGCAAATTCATGCTGTCGTTATAAAAAGGAGGTTTGTTTTAGATTTGTTTGTAATTAGTGGTATTCTGGACATGTATCTGAAATGTGGAGAGATGGAAAGTGCACGCAAAGTTTTCAGTGGGATCCCTTGGCCAGATGATGTGGCATGGACCACTATGATTTCAGGTTGTGTGGAAAATGGGGAGGGGGAGCATGCTCTTTCTACATACCATCAAATGAGACATGCTGGGGTACAACCTGATGAGTATACCTTTGCTACCCTAGTCAAGGCTAGCTCTCTTTTAACAGCTTTGGAACAGGGGAAACAGATTCATGCAAATGTCATAAAGTTGAACTGTGCTTTTGATCCTTTTGTCATGACCTCACTTGTTGACATGTATGCCAAGTGTGGGAACATAGAAGATGCATATGGTTTGTTTAAGAGAATGGACACAAGGACTATTGCCTTGTGGAATGCTATGATAATAGGGTTAGCTCAATATGGGAATGCTGAAGAAGCCCTCTACTTTTTCAAAGATATGAAATCTAAGGGTGTTACCCCAGATAGAGTTACTTTTATAGGGGTCCTTTCAGCGTGTAGTCATTCTGGTTTGATATCTGAAGCCTATGAAAATTTTTATTCTATGCAGAAAGACTATGGAATTGAACCTGAGATTGAGCACTATTCTTGTCTTGTGGATGCCCTTAGTCGTGCGGGTTGCATACAAGAAGCTGAAAAGGTGGTATCATCAATGCCTTTTGAAGGTTCTGCTTCAATGTATAGAACTTTGCTCAATGCTTGTAGGGTTCAGGGAGACCAAGAGACTGGAAAACGCGTAGCAGAAAAGCTTTTTACCTTGGAGCCATCTGATTCTGCGGCTTATGTTCTTTTATCCAATATTTATGCAGCTGCTAACCAATGGGAAAATGTGGTGAGTGCTAGAAATATGATGAAAAGGGTAAATGTAAAGAAGGATCCAGGATTTAGTTGGGTAGATATCAAGAACAAGGTGCATTTATTTGTAGCTGGAGATACATCGCATGAAGAAACTGATTCAATATATAAAAAGGTGGAATGTGTTATGAAAAGGATCAGGGAAGAAGGATATGTCCCTGATACAGACTTTACACTTGCTGatatagaagaagaagataaagaaaGTGCTTTGTACTATCATAGTGAGAAGTTAGCAATAGCTTACGGGCTCCTAAAAACTCCCCCATCCACCACATTAAGGATAATTAAAAACCTTAGAGTATGTGGAGATTGCCATAACGCAATCAAATATATATCGAAGGTTTTTCAGCGAGAGATCGTTTTGAGAGATGCAAATCGATTTCATCGTTTCAGGAGTGGGAGCTGCTCTTGTGGTGATTACTGGTGACGATCAAATATTTCCCTTCATAATACCCTATTGTTTAGGTTGGCTTCCTGCGGATATGTGGTGTTTGGTCCAAGGCAGCACTTATTATCTCTGAAGGGACAGAAATGAAACCTGGAACCAAGGATGTGTTGGCTATAATGATGATGGAAGCTTGTTGATGAGGATGAATGAATTATCTTGAAGAATAAGGCAGATTATTTCTGTCATTGGTTTGTGAATGAAAAGGATTATGCAATGTGTGCTTTATGATTTGGTGCACAAAAACAGATCCGGGAAGAAGAAAGTAAGGGATTGGAATTATTGGTGGCTAGTGGGAAAACATTGAGCCTGGATTAACCTCGTGGAGGTACAAAAATGTTTGAAGGTGATTTTAGTGACTGACTTAGCATGTTTGGTTATGTGGTAGTCACAAAATCCTATGTGAGTTCAAGAGAATAGTGTGTTTGGTTCTATGGTGAAAAGTCCTATAATTACTTTTGCGAAAAAGCTACAAGATGTAGCTTATGAAGTTTCCCttcctttatttatttatttatttattattattattattattatttgctaATTGGGAAAGTTTCCCTTCTTTTATGTATGCTAGAAGTTGACTTATAAAATTAAGTGACCCAACCTTATTCTAATGTGTATCCAAACTCACTATAAGAAGATTTTTTTGAGTGAaatggtggtttttttttttttttgcgtgAACCGCTTCTCCTTCTGAAGCATAAAAGTCAATGTTGTCAAGATCTCAATCTGGATCTTAGGATCCAAAACAATCTTGCAATCTATCTGGTGCTTTATGATTTGAATGACTGGATCCCACACAAAATCTTGTGGGAGCAGGATGTGTCCAAGATCTTTGGAGGTAGGATCCAAAGAACTCACTCCCGATTCGATCCTAGGACCAAGGTTTTGGAAATGAGTTTCTAGCTTTCAGCCCTAGAAGAGAGACTCGCTTGGCTATCAGACCTTTCTAGCCGCTTCCCATCGTCTTCCTTGTTGACCTCCACTGCCAACTGTCGCATGTGGCTGTTTGAGCCATCTTTCTCTGGCGACTGGCGTTCACGTCCATATGTttttaaacttaaaaactttcAATGAATTTtagtttaaaaaattataaataaactcaatgattttcttttgtatgTTTCATTATGCCCTTATTTCTAGTGGTCTAACACCACAAAAAATAAGTTCATGCGAATTAGATTATTTTCATCATCTATATAAATTTTTATGTGGGTATTTTATTaagtataataaaatatttttattaagtaTATTTTTGCATTTCTAGTTGACTCTTACAATCGTGATCTTACGATGATACGATCTTTCATCTGCTCTCAATCCTAAGTAAGATCCCCATGGACGAGGAAGAATAGGGCACGAGGGCAATAATTTAACACATACTAAATGAAATTATAACTATTAATTAactcactttcaaaaaaaaaaactactaatTAACATCTACTCTTAAGTAACATATAAGAGTTTTTTTTGAACATCTTAACGTATAAGAGTTGTTATATGTTTGTGGACACAAAGTGTCACTTAAGATTTAAACTAACATctacctataaaaaaattaaaacaaatctATATACTATAGAAAAGAATAACATTGTGAGACCCACTTAGAACACTTGGCATTCCATGACTTACTCTCACCAAACCCCCTTCATTAGATGACAAGTGTCAACCTCTTCTTCATTCAGACCACCTCATTGAAGCTCATTTTTCTTGGACTTTTGTTTTAAGGTCCATCATTGACAACTCATTTAATGATCATTATatatttcattaataattgatttttaaaatcaaatctcCCTTATGAATTAATCCTTTCTAAATTAAACAAGATAGGCCAGAAATTTATAggttcgttttttttttctcccttaTGAATTAGTTTGCCTTTACTTTTTACTGCAAAGGTTTACCAATGAAAATCATTTATTTGACCTCTCTGTTTTTccgttcaaaaaaataaatattaaccgTATTTAAATCATATTAATCCGGCACAGCCTAAGAGATGCAgtatcataatttttttgacaGCTACTATATCATAATTACATACCATatctattttctaattttatacaaatatttttttcttatactcAAATTCACCTATGATTAGTTttcccaataaaaaaaaacaaagattcaCCTACAAATCTCACTATTATTTGTTTcaggttaaaaaaaaatcaaaaaaatctaCATCAGAGCTTCACTAAGGAAAATCAATGtgtcaaatttttttaaaaaaaagttttatacCTTAGTATCACATTAAAAACACTaccattttttgaaaatattccAAATTTGACATTGTCAAAATTTGGTGAGTATGATTAGAAGGAAAAATTAAAGTTGAGTAAAtgcattttctttctcaaaatgaaaaaataaaaaatcaatatttctcatttaatttaattttcttctttaatttatttgccttatttcatttaatttcgtTATTTAAGTTAATAGTATATATTTTAACCCAacactcaatatttttttttaaaaaaatcatgtgAAATATTGAGTGTATATTTCTAATCATTATTAAATTACTCCCAAATTAATCACTGCATGAACTAATAAATGCTattaattttcagttttaatttcgttaaaaaattaaaatatagtgATATTCCatacattttttaatgaaattatgagcattaattatttattatgagGAGCATCATTCTCTCCATtatcaaatatttttcaaactTATAGATCAATGAAAGCATTAAAtgactttaaaaataaattaatactaGAATAttcatctatatactttagaaaagaggaaggttgtgagccTCACCTCCATGATTTGGTACTTCAAGAATGACTCTCACTCACCCCCCTCTTTGTATGACAAgtgttgtaagacctggattttcagaacaagctaatttccgactcacgcgtagaatcagtgtaagcgtgacaggagtttgatatttgagaaagattaatgaagaagaaagttcaggaattgcttgaggaatgttgcgtagtcattttaggaattagagcgagtcgtctgcacacccgccttatggcaagcgtgtccagaataggctaatttcgctttagagcaacgttttaagtgagatttcgaatccttggaaaatttaaagattttctttatttttccttcgaccagcgtttcatttcggaactctggactatacgcacgatagtattcacttttcggaagtccgacgacgctaatttccttgcttcgaaaccctagattcgagcgatggatgaagactttttctattcgggacttctaacgaagtttccgtccgcgttgccagatttgtttcgacatttccaatctttcttcagaaggaagttttgtcgtctgagcatcacagcaaaaagtagtttaacgggacagattaacttacaccgcctttgggattttagatatcgtttttcccaaatcatagataattgttttgagttctggaattctgacgccagaatctatcttagaattcctcggtggacgtgctgcaaaaatcagaatcgcgaaattttcattttcccgcgatttcacctgcctataaatagctcgaaaaagcaaaatctcttcattctcacccattcaaggccgcgagcaaggagagaggaggataggagaaattttcgcgaaaacttgaccaatcttcgtgcagttcgtccctacttctaggtattgaggtaactagcatgaatcctacctctgtttactgtttctgttgcgtttctaaagtcgtttctgtgctcacagttttgagctttttctaaaattgtccgatttccttgatttcttggttgggttatgttccttatgttcccatgagtctaaaacctctgtcagtaatcgccgattgcgattcagttgtccaagatctgaaaaattgattcaaaaccccattagtcgcacatttcgaaactttattgtcgaaaagctgtaatctgacttcgtgcctttaggatttgttgtcacggatgtcatgaggatcaatgctgtcaaatttgttttccgaactgataactttgaagttttgagcctttattttggaccaaaatgcccctggatagtcgtatttcgacccgattgtccgaaaattgttccgacaatttctttgccttagttttaccctaaaactaccttgtgaattgatttagatcgaagaaaaagttcgaaaaccctattttccatagtggccgaaaccttattgcttgggtaccgtgtccaaaaataatttttgggtctctatgacctgagccattgcgtagctctttcaattgtcgaaattttggcgccggtttcgtgtcattctgagttctgtagctcgagttatgctcgttttagcgaacgaagtctccgttgtcaatttgtgcctaaataggaactctgaagctttagaggctttctttacgatttcgattagtattagtagatcgtgttgctcctagtgaagcttgtgttgatgattgtgttttctttgttctaggttcgcaatttccatgcccaacttctactcacgaaggtaagggtaactcggttttagagcgtctttgagtcttgcatgcttttatcgcactgcctgtgtttgagatgaagatgtttatattgattggcagatgattatgattattatgctgaatttggaaaatgttttctgagaggcttcggccgtttactggtttctgtcgttactgcttcctagtggatggaacatgtggttactttggattggtccttgggtgggctttgttattgtctgacttggcatatagggcttgagtcaagtggcgatgaggaggtgtgtcctatcattgtcccatcttgcgagatgctaagtggcgatcaggaggtgtgtcctatgattgtcccgtcttgtgtgacgttaagtggcgattaggaggtgtgtcctatgattgtcccgtcatgtatgacgttataagtggcgatgaggaggtgtgtcctatcattgtcccgtcttgagagacgatattgatcgatccattttgttagcagcatatagttgcattatagggaactaacacctgaccctatgttgttggattttcgtattggtttattgatatctgatttgatgttacattgttgaggttattattatctgagtccgatttatgtttaagttgttgatatatgagttgagttatgttgctagttatttaccatgccaggtaattaaattcgaacaacatgatttttctcttttatacatggtaattgcatggagttaaccctttctatttgctacttgttgtttgggcgcttaacgctattaggcgatggagatccttccgccgaggcatagctactcgagttggagatcgagttgtaagcggtggagtagaggtatgagaagcagctttgcttctcttcttgtggattatgttggagtctcttttactttatgagaactctgttattaaagtcttgcttccgccactgttaaagtgcgcatgtttattctgaaccttacttatggtattgtaaactattattactgtatatcgggaaacaagttatctaaataaagttatggtatgtttccaaccttttagccgaagtgtttagttgttttacagaaaaaaaattcccttggtttttagggattgcagagtggtccttagactttgttaggttactaatgtgactcctcagttgagaaattggggtgttacaagtgtcacattctgattgttttggaccaaaatagtaGAAGTCCattttaatttcagtttttttatggAGGCTCATTATTCAAAGTCATTtgaatgatgattttgtttttattgttttacaaCCCTAATTAATTGTTAACATAAAAGTTGTATACATATACCATTATAccattgattatcatttttcaaaaaaattcaaatttttagcAGGCATGAAAA
This is a stretch of genomic DNA from Lotus japonicus ecotype B-129 chromosome 1, LjGifu_v1.2. It encodes these proteins:
- the LOC130749526 gene encoding pentatricopeptide repeat-containing protein At4g33170, which codes for MNVSKKGFQMDAKLFSPNKATSLNPNAAEFIPFALRSPSSGTTSSADATAKLTTFGAHGKSVLGRSESSNSNNSDDEVHQYWRCQLPDDITPDFEVMGEDESQGVNDLSLIGLSIHDDNETSTFPSSIGNRYKINEQEELSQQHFNGNNFADKFKLSNSSYSEDPSSASFLNTLAKPWDRPIGSVNQHISSGLEGLNSDDNSRHGFLDDVLAENAIVDDTNLNPLEFLASLFPGFAAESLAEVYFANGCNLHLTSEMLTQVELQDDGSFNQNPNSKTLSAPNLSAMDFPALASSDGQTASTKYGVDNVYRSGNPYRSSDNDMLFFKSRSSVPSRGAIDFAAASRKLASQDSGVWKYDRNGFGDTAIGSTRSSNVLASGFTSGQGRVNSGDRLQKRGSAREAAVWLETGDLVANMHSELREEACDHARLRNAYFEQAQQAYLIGNKALAKELSVKGQLHDMHMEAAHGKAQESIYHQRNPVAPEMRGNGRGHERIIDLHGLHASEAIHLLKHELSVLKSTAMAAGQRLQAYICVDTDHHTWASHTPAKLPLIVQRFLLEEGLEFTVPQSGLLCVKKMHLPFQPTSILNQLTPSLSHSHPLPLAQCFTILRDAIAASDLLLGKRAHARILTSGHYPDRFLTNNLITMYAKCGSLSSARQLFDTTPEHDRDLVTWNSILAAYARAGELDGEKTQEGFRLFRLLRQSVELTTRHTLAPLFKMCLLSGSPSASETLHGYAVKIGLQWDVFVAGALVNIYAKFRRIRDARVLFDRMPLRDVVLWNVMLKAYVEMGFGDEALRLFSAFHRSGLRPDGISVRTLLMGFGQKTVFDKQLNQVRAYASKLFLCDDESDVIVWNKTLSQYLQAGEPWEAVDCFKDMVKSRVPYDSLTLVVIMSAVASVNHLELGKQIHGVVVRLGMDQVVSLANSIINMYVKAGSVNYARIVFSQMKEADLISWNTVISGCALSGLEELSTSLFIDLLRTGLLPDQFTIASVLRACSSLRESYYLARQIHTCALKAGIVLDSFVSTALIDVYSKSGKMEEAGLLFHSQDGFDLASWNAMMHGYIVSYNYREALRLFSLMYKSGERVDQITLANAAKAAGCLVGHGQGKQIHAVVIKRRFVLDLFVISGILDMYLKCGEMESARKVFSGIPWPDDVAWTTMISGCVENGEGEHALSTYHQMRHAGVQPDEYTFATLVKASSLLTALEQGKQIHANVIKLNCAFDPFVMTSLVDMYAKCGNIEDAYGLFKRMDTRTIALWNAMIIGLAQYGNAEEALYFFKDMKSKGVTPDRVTFIGVLSACSHSGLISEAYENFYSMQKDYGIEPEIEHYSCLVDALSRAGCIQEAEKVVSSMPFEGSASMYRTLLNACRVQGDQETGKRVAEKLFTLEPSDSAAYVLLSNIYAAANQWENVVSARNMMKRVNVKKDPGFSWVDIKNKVHLFVAGDTSHEETDSIYKKVECVMKRIREEGYVPDTDFTLADIEEEDKESALYYHSEKLAIAYGLLKTPPSTTLRIIKNLRVCGDCHNAIKYISKVFQREIVLRDANRFHRFRSGSCSCGDYW